The following proteins are encoded in a genomic region of Fusarium keratoplasticum isolate Fu6.1 chromosome 9, whole genome shotgun sequence:
- a CDS encoding Copper homeostasis protein cutC-like protein, with protein MAPPSNDKFPKPIPLEVSVYGTDNGIQASKYGAKRLLLSHKGSQSDGGLTPTVQELRGLKNNVFIPINCTIRPRAAPKPGLGEQQDYIYTNQEFSQMCDAIRELKQAGVMNPIRGDSFVFGCLRRNDNRSVQDRNKIVVDRSYCRHLIEIAKPFPCTFNRAFDHFFETGEWRDALHQINMLGFKGVMTGGGYGYFNTHVERLISMCDRLDEMQLVIAGGVACREVQKLRRDTHGVNVHTIWMNAECLRPEDHDDPETADVNGVMGLVDQLGLDAED; from the coding sequence ATGGCTCCCCCATCCAACGACAAGTTCCCCAAGCCCATCCCCCTCGAGGTGTCTGTCTACGGTACCGATAACGGCATCCAGGCATCAAAGTATGGAGCCAAGcgtctccttctcagccacaAGGGTTCTCAGTCTGATGGCGGCCTCACTCCAACTGTCCAAGAGCTTCGAGGGCTCAAAAACAACGTCTTCATCCCCATCAACTGCACCATCCGGCCTCGCGCCGCTCCGAAGCCGGGCCTCGGCGAACAACAAGACTACATCTACACCAACCAGGAATTTTCTCAGATGTGCGACGCTATCCGCGAGCTTAAGCAAGCCGGCGTCATGAATCCCATCCGCGGTGACTCTTTTGTCTTCGGTTGCCTCCGACGCAACGACAACAGGAGCGTTCAGGATAGGAACAAGATTGTCGTTGACCGTTCATACTGCCGTCACCTCATCGAGATAGCCAAGCCCTTTCCGTGCACCTTCAACCGCGCCTTTGACCACTTCTTCGAAACGGGTGAGTGGAGAGATGCCCTCCATCAGATCAACATGCTCGGTTTCAAGGGTGTCATGACGGGTGGTGGCTACGGCTACTTCAACACCCACGTCGAACGCCTGATATCCATGTGCGACCGTCTTGATGAGATGCAACTCGTCATTGCCGGAGGTGTTGCTTGCCGTGAGGTTCAGAAGTTGCGCAGAGACACCCACGGCGTCAATGTCCACACCATCTGGATGAACGCCGAGTGTCTCCGCCCCGAGGACCACGACGACCCCGAGACCGCCGATGTCAACGGTGTTATGGGTCTGGTCGACCAACTTGGCCTCGACGCTGAGGACTAG
- a CDS encoding Alkaline phosphatase, whose translation MVKLNAIAALAASLSAVSAQTYQRLGTCPKLGCVLPPDQSDFLPGQLFDLRVEVHAPVNGSEAAHDGKPDQKFKVTIAKDGGKPKDFAKAFNIEEPKVETWDFSWYEDLFAEDEDKPTIVNVASKAYRKLAIYEPGKYTVTLNYYNGEKTTAEWTVRKLQPKRKAKNVIFFIGDGMTTNMITAARLLGHKSINGKYQTLMKMDEFPVLGHQMTHSIDSYITDSANSASALYTGHKSTVNAMGVYADSSPDPFDDPKVETIVEIFKRIWGGAWGAVSTAYLADATPIALTGHTRARSQYGPLIDQALHGNTNYSWTSHGGPDVFFGGGAEQFFAGEESFQGKDYYKEFQKQGYTVSLNKTSLLAADKSKKALGVFCQSNLPVWLDRNIYKDNLKGLDNNPTGGKGDATDLPGLKEMTLKAVDILSTRGKDKGFFLMSEAASVDKQMHALDYDRALGDLLELDDTIRATIEKLKKLDILDETLVIVSADHGHGFDVWGSADTKYLAEQEDDRDKRRAIGVYHNSGESQYTKKAKGLEYGTGHTFPVNWEPRYAIAGGVGAAPDHREDYKVRKNGPRKAAVELKDGDYYVNPKDSPKGFVVNGTLPTGESQGVHSLTDVPVYAWGPCQDTFSGTFNNVDIFYKIANCLGLAQGKGRGAHSCNL comes from the exons ATGGTCAAGCTCAACGCCATTGCCGCCCTCGCGGCCTCGCTCTCTGCTGTCTCGGCGCAGACCTACCAGCGACTGGGCACATGCCCCAAGCTCGGCTGCGTGCTGCCCCCCGACCAGAGCGACTTCCTCCCCGGCCAGCTCTTCGACCTCCGCGTCGAGGTTCACGCTCCCGTCAACGGCTCCGAAGCCGCCCACGACGGCAAGCCTGACCAGAAGTTCAAGGTgaccatcgccaaggacgGCGGCAAGCCCAAGGACTTTGCAAAGGCCTTTAACATcgaggagcccaaggtcgAGACCTGGGACTTTTCGTGGTACGAGGACCTGTttgccgaggacgaggacaagcCCACCATTGTCAACGTCGCCTCCAAGGCTTACCGCAAGCTCGCCATCTACGAGCCCGGCAAGTACACCGTCACACTCAACTACTACAATGGCGAGAAGACCACTGCCGAGTGGACTGTTCGCAAGCTTCAACCCAAGCGCAAGGCTAAGAacgtcatcttcttcattgGTGATGGCATGACCACCAACATG ATCACTGCTGCCCGTCTCCTCGGACACAAGAGCATCAACGGCAAATACCAGACTCTCATgaagatggacgagttccCCGTCCTGGGCCACCAGATGACCCACTCCATCGACAGCTACATTACCGACTCTGCCAACTCGGCCTCTGCCCTGTACACTGGCCACAAGAGCACTGTTAACGCCATGGG TGTGTACGCTGACTCTTCCCCCGATCCTTTCGATGACCCCAAGGTCGAGACCATTGTCGAGATCTTCAAGCGCATCTGG GGCGGTGCTTGGGGCGCTGTCTCTACTGCCTACCTCGCTGATGCCACCCCCATTGCCCTCACTGGCCACACCCGTGCCCGTAGCCAGTATGGTCCTCTGATTGACCAGGCTCTCCACGGTAACACCAACTACTCCTGGACCAGCCACGGTGGCCCCGATGTCTTCTTCGGTGGCGGTGCCGAGCAGTTCTTTGCCGGTGAGGAGTCTTTCCAGGGCAAGGACTACTACAAGGAGTTCCAGAAGCAGGGATACACCGTCAGTCTGAACAAGACCTCTCTCCTTGCTGCtgacaagagcaagaaggccCTCGGTGTCTTCTGCCAGAGCAACCTCCCCGTCTGGCTCGACCGTAACATCTACAAGGACAACCTCAAGGGCCTTGACAACAACCCCACCGGCGGCAAGGGTGACGCCACTGACCTGCCCGGTCTCAAGGAGATGAccctcaaggccgtcgaTATCCTCAGCACCCgtggcaaggacaagggttTCTTCCTCATGTCCGAGGCTGCCTCTGTCGACAAGCAGATGCACGCCCTCGACTACGACCGTGCTCTTGGtgaccttcttgagctcgacGACACTATCCGTGCCAccattgagaagctcaagaagctcgacatcctcgacgagaccCTCGTCATTGTCTCTGCTGACCACGGCCACGGCTTCGA TGTCTGGGGTTCTGCCGACACCAAGTACCTCGCCGAGCAGGAGGACGACCGTGACAAGCGCCGCGCCATTGGTGTCTACCACAACTCTGGCGAGTCTCAAtacaccaagaaggccaagggtcTCGAGTACGGCACTGGCCACACTTTCCCCGTCAACTGGGAGCCCCGCTACGCCATTGCTGGCGGTGTTGGTGCTGCCCCTGACCACCGTGAGGACTACAAGGTCCGCAAGAACGGTCCCCGCAAGGCTGCcgtcgagctcaaggatggcgaCTACTACGTCAACCCCAAGGACTCCCCCAAGGGCTTCGTCGTCAACGGCACCCTCCCCACCGGCGAGTCCCAGGGCGTCCACTCGCTGACCGACGTCCCCGTCTACGCCTGGGGTCCCTGCCAGGACACCTTCAGCGGCACCTTTAACAACGTCGACATTTTCTACAAGATTGCCAACTGCCTTGGTCTCGCTCAGGGCAAGGGCCGTGGTGCTCACTCTTGCAACCTTTAA
- a CDS encoding Queuine tRNA-ribosyltransferase accessory subunit 2, producing MTQPATGDSQQESTLTMFELLKPAVADVGVARLGRLAFASRRVMETPNYVAVASRGVIPHLTPDNVAKHTSFDAAYLAIEDFLEKKEPPILKLNPATPRNLQSFTSFPSDRALVLGPRRFPAVTTPVGNGAHHLSIFTSTGFRNLTIPEFAKTIELTQPDIAIPPADLFHTSTTPQSKRQVRMVERTEEWVEEFFHLLDPQGRLKDMGVSVFAPVLPVEYPIQWDYLRFLAEDVRESLSGLAVYDVNLVPELVNYPPLVALPRLSFGPSKTPQDLLRQISLGIDVCTVPFLNTASDAGIALSFTFPPPDTSGVQPLGVDMWSEDHTISLQPLVEGCKCYTCTSHHRAFIKHLLNAKEMLGWNLLQIHNHSILSAFFNGIRETLSQGTEKFGELSKKFTAAYEPEVPRGTGERPRARGYHFKSIAGQTKINEPSWQAFESDDSPHPEAIAEPAASVNVPPEALLGNGVAPGLEK from the exons ATGACCCAACCTGCTACTGGAGACTCTCAGCAGGAATCGACCCTCACAATGTTCGAGCTACTCAAGCCAGCTGTTGCTGATGTCGGAGTCGCCCGACTAGGCCGTCTGGCGTTTGCCAGTCGCAGGGTTATGGAGACACCAAACTATGTCGCTGTGGCTTCACGAGGAGTCATTCCTCACCTGACGCCGGACAATGTTGCTAAACACACATCATTCGATGCGGCCTACTTGGCCATTGAAGATT TTCTCGAGAAAAAGGAACCCCCTATTCTCAAACTAAACCCTGCAACACCTCGAAATCTCCAAAGCTTCACTTCTTTCCCATCAGATCGAGCCCTAGTCCTGGGCCCGAGACGTTTCCCGGCGGTCACGACACCCGTCGGCAACGGGGCCCACCATCTCAGCATCTTCACCTCCACGGGGTTCCGCAATCTCACCATTCCCGAGTTCGCCAAGACCATTGAGCTTACACAACCCGACATTGCCATCCCGCCTGCAGACCTCTTCCACACCAGCACCACTCCTCAGTCGAAGCGCCAGGTTCGCATGGTTGAACGGACCGAAGAATGGGTTGAGGAATTCTTTCACTTGTTGGACCCTCAGGGCCGCCTCAAGGATATGGGCGTTTCCGTATTCGCTCCCGTACTTCCTGTCGAATACCCTATACAATGGGACTACCTGAGATTCCTCGCCGAAGATGTGAGAGAATCTCTTTCAGGTTTGGCTGTATACGATGTCAATCTTGTGCCTGAACTTGTCAACTATCCGCCTCTTGTGGCATTGCCACGATTGTCTTTTGGCCCGTCCAAGACGCCCCAGGATCTGCTCCGGCAAATATCCCTGGGCATCGACGTATGCACGGTACCCTTCCTCAATACCGCCTCTGACGCAGGAATCGCCCTATCATTCACGTTCCCGCCCCCAGACACCTCCGGTGTACAGCCATTGGGCGTTGACATGTGGTCGGAGGACCACACAATATCCCTGCAGCCTCTGGTTGAAGGCTGCAAATGCTACACCTGCACCAGCCATCACCGGGCATTTATCAAGCATCTCTTGAATGCAAAGGAAATGCTTGGATGGAATCTTCTTCAGATTCATAACCACTCTATTCTCAGCGCTTTCTTCAATGGCATCCGAGAAACTCTGAGCCAGGGTACAGAGAAGTTTGGGGAGCTCAGCAAGAAGTTCACCGCTGCTTATGAGCCTGAAGTTCCAAGGGGAACGGGCGAGAGGCCTCGTGCCAGGGGTTACCACTTCAAGAGCATTGCTGGTCAgaccaagatcaacgagCCCAGCTGGCAGGCGTTCGAGAGCGATGACAGCCCCCACCCCGAGGCCATTGCAGAGCCTGCCGCGTCTGTCAACGTGCCTCCCGAGGCCCTGCTTGGTAATGGGGTTGCACCGGGCCTGGAGAAGTGA